A genomic segment from Oryctolagus cuniculus chromosome 14, mOryCun1.1, whole genome shotgun sequence encodes:
- the LOC100358832 gene encoding histone-lysine N-methyltransferase PRDM9 isoform X1: protein MSAAAPAEPSPGADAGQARGKPEVQDAFRDISIYFSKEEWAEMGEWEKIRYRNVKRNYCALVAIGLRAPRPAFMCHRRLAVRARADDTEDSDEEWTPRQQVKPPWMAFRTEHSKHQKGMPRLPVNNESSLKELSGTANLLKTTGSEEDQKPSFPPKETRTSGQHSTRKLGLRRKNIEVKMYSFRKRKSQAYKECSEPQDDDYLYCEKCQNFFLDSCAVHGPPIFVKDSAVDKGHPNRSVLSLPPGLRIGPSGIPEAGLGVWNEASDLPLGLHFGPYEGQITEEEEAANSGYSWLITKGRNCYEYVDGKDRSWANWMRYVNCARNDEEQNLVAFQYHKQIFYRTCQVIKPGCELLVWYGDEYGQELGIKWGSKWKEELTAGREPKPEIHPCPSCSLAFSSHKFLSQHMECSHSSQIFPGAPARNHLQPANPCPGKEHQKLSDPQSWNDKNEGQDVKEKSRFSSKRTRQKAISRAFSSLPKGQVETSREGERMIEEEPRIGQELNPEDTGKSSVGAGLSRIAGVKYRDCRQGLSDKSHLINGQRAHTGEKPYACRECGRGFTVKSHLISHQRTHTGEKPYACRECGRGFTVKSDLIRHQRTHTGEKPYACRECGQGFTVKSNLISHQRTHTGEKPYACGECGRGFTQKSHLIRHQRTHTGEKPYACRECGRGFTVKSALTTHQRTHTGEKPYACRECGRGFTVKSHLISHQRTHTGEKPYACRECGRGFTVKSDLITHQRTHTGEKPYACRECGRGFTVKSDLIRHQRTHTGEKPYACRECGRGFTQKSALIRHQRTHTGEKPYACRECGRGFTVKSDLISHQRTHTGEKPYACRECGRGFTQKSNLIRHQRTHTGEKPYACRECGRGFTVKSHLINHLRAHTGEKPYACRECGRGFTVKSDLISHQRTHTGEKPYACRVDG from the exons ATGAGCGCCGCGGCTCCCGCGGAGCCGAGCCCGGGGGCAGACGCAGGCCAGGCGCGGGGGAAGCCGGAG GTCCAAGATGCCTTCCGGGATATTTCCATCTACTTCTCCAAGGAAGAGTGGGCAGAGATGGGCGAGTGGGAGAAGATCCGCTACCGGAACGTGAAGAGGAACTACTGCGCGCTAGTAGCCATAG gtctcagAGCCCCGCGACCGGCTTTCATGTGTCACCGAAGGCTGGCAGTCAGAGCCCGGGCGGATGACACGGAGGACTCCGACGAAGAATGGACGCCTAGGCAGCAAG TCAAACCTCCTTGGATGGCCTTCAGAACGGAACACAGCAAACACCAGAAG GGGATGCCCAGGTTGCCTGTAAATAATGAATCTAGTTTGAAGGAATTGTCAGGAACAGCAAATTTGCTGAAGACAACTGGCTCAGAGGAGGACCAGAAACCATCGTTCCCTCCTAAAGAAACGAGGACATCTGGACAGCACTCCACACGAAAATTGG GACTTAGAAGGAAGAATATTGAAGTGAAGATGTACAGCTTTCGAAAAAGAAAGAGTCAGGCATACAAAGAGTGCAGTGAGCCTCAGGATGACGATTACCTCT ATTGTGAGAAGTGTCAGAACTTCTTCCTAGACAGCTGTGCTGTTCACGGACCACCCATATTTGTAAAGGACAGTGCAGTGGACAAGGGGCATCCCAATCGCTCAGTCCTCAGCCTGCCCCCTGGGCTAAGAATTGGACCATCAGGCATCCCTGAGGCTGGGCTTGGAGTATGGAACGAGGCATCAGATCTGCCACTGGGTCTGCACTTTGGTCCCTACGAGGGCCAGAtcacagaagaggaggaggcagccaaCAGCGGGTACTCCTGGCTG atCACCAAGGGGAGAAACTGCTATGAGTATGTGGATGGAAAGGATAGATCTTGGGCCAACTGGATGAG GTATGTGAACTGTGCCCGGAACGACGAGGAGCAGAACCTGGTGGCCTTTCAGTACCACAAGCAGATATTCTACCGCACCTGCCAGGTCATCAAGCCTGGCTGTGAGCTGCTGGTCTGGTATGGGGACGAAtatggccaggagctggggatcaAGTGGGGCAGCaagtggaaggaagagctcaCAGCAGGGAGAG agccaaagccagaaatccaTCCCTGTCCCTCGTGCTCTCTGGCCTTCTCCAGTCACAAGTTCCTCAGTCAACACATGGAGTGCAGTCACTCCTCTCAGATCTTCCCAGGAGCACCTGCAAGAAATCACCTGCAACCAGCGAATCCCTGTCCAGGGAAAGAGCATCAGAAGCTGTCTGATCCACAGAGCTGGAATGACAAAAACGAAGGTCAAGAtgtcaaagaaaagtccagattCTCGTCCAAAAGGACAAGGCAGAAGGCGATCTCAAGGGCTTTTTCCAGCCTTCCCAAAGGACAAGTGGAGACCTCAAGGGAGGGTGAGAGAATGATAGAGGAAGAGCCTAGAATAGGCCAAGAACTGAATCCAGAGGACACAGGCAAATCAtctgtgggggcagggctgtcAAGAATTGCAGGAGTCAAGTATAGAGATTGTAGGCAAGGCCTCAGTGACAAGTCACACCTCATTAATGGCCAGAGagcacacacaggggagaagccctaTGCTTGCAGGGAGTGTGGGCGAGGCTTCACAGTGAAGTCACACCTCATCAGTCACCAgaggacacacacaggggagaagccctaTGCTTGCAGGGAGTGTGGGCGAGGCTTCACAGTGAAGTCAGACCTCATCAGGCACCAgaggacacacacaggggagaagccctaTGCTTGCAGGGAGTGTGGGCAAGGCTTCACAGTGAAGTCAAACCTCATCAGTCACCAgaggacacacacaggggagaagccctaTGCTTGCGGGGAGTGTGGGCGAGGCTTCACAcagaagtcacacctcatcaggcaccagaggacacacacaggggagaagccctaTGCTTGCAGGGAGTGTGGGCGAGGCTTCACAGTGAAGTCAGCCCTCACTACTCACCAgaggacacacacaggggagaagccctaTGCTTGCAGGGAGTGTGGGCGAGGCTTCACAGTGAAGTCACACCTCATCAGTCACCAgaggacacacacaggggagaagccctaTGCTTGCAGGGAGTGTGGGCGAGGCTTCACAGTGAAGTCAGACCTCATTACTCACCAgaggacacacacaggggagaagccctaTGCTTGCAGGGAGTGTGGGCGAGGCTTCACAGTGAAGTCAGACCTCATCAGGCACCAgaggacacacacaggggagaagccctaTGCTTGCAGGGAGTGTGGGCGAGGCTTCACACAGAAGTCAGCCCTCATCAGGCACCAgaggacacacacaggggagaagccctaTGCTTGCAGGGAGTGTGGGCGAGGCTTCACAGTGAAGTCAGACCTCATCAGTCACCAgaggacacacacaggggagaagccctaTGCTTGCAGGGAGTGTGGGCGAGGCTTCAcacagaagtcaaacctcatcaggcaccagaggacacacacaggggagaagccctaTGCTTGCAGGGAGTGTGGGCGAGGCTTCACAGTGAAGTCACACCTCATCAATCATCTGagggcacacacaggggagaagccctaTGCTTGCAGGGAGTGTGGGCGAGGCTTCACAGTGAAGTCAGACCTCATCAGTCACCAgaggacacacacaggggagaagccctaTGCTTGTAGGGTGGATGGGTAa
- the LOC100358832 gene encoding histone-lysine N-methyltransferase PRDM9 isoform X2, which produces MRISKVLKHLPTNTDLLSPSSQTSLDGLQNGTQQTPEGLRRKNIEVKMYSFRKRKSQAYKECSEPQDDDYLYCEKCQNFFLDSCAVHGPPIFVKDSAVDKGHPNRSVLSLPPGLRIGPSGIPEAGLGVWNEASDLPLGLHFGPYEGQITEEEEAANSGYSWLITKGRNCYEYVDGKDRSWANWMRYVNCARNDEEQNLVAFQYHKQIFYRTCQVIKPGCELLVWYGDEYGQELGIKWGSKWKEELTAGREPKPEIHPCPSCSLAFSSHKFLSQHMECSHSSQIFPGAPARNHLQPANPCPGKEHQKLSDPQSWNDKNEGQDVKEKSRFSSKRTRQKAISRAFSSLPKGQVETSREGERMIEEEPRIGQELNPEDTGKSSVGAGLSRIAGVKYRDCRQGLSDKSHLINGQRAHTGEKPYACRECGRGFTVKSHLISHQRTHTGEKPYACRECGRGFTVKSDLIRHQRTHTGEKPYACRECGQGFTVKSNLISHQRTHTGEKPYACGECGRGFTQKSHLIRHQRTHTGEKPYACRECGRGFTVKSALTTHQRTHTGEKPYACRECGRGFTVKSHLISHQRTHTGEKPYACRECGRGFTVKSDLITHQRTHTGEKPYACRECGRGFTVKSDLIRHQRTHTGEKPYACRECGRGFTQKSALIRHQRTHTGEKPYACRECGRGFTVKSDLISHQRTHTGEKPYACRECGRGFTQKSNLIRHQRTHTGEKPYACRECGRGFTVKSHLINHLRAHTGEKPYACRECGRGFTVKSDLISHQRTHTGEKPYACRVDG; this is translated from the exons ATGAGGATTTCCAAAGTTTTGAAACATTTACCAACCAACACTGATTTGTTGTCACCTTCCAGTCAAACCTCCTTGGATGGCCTTCAGAACGGAACACAGCAAACACCAGAAG GACTTAGAAGGAAGAATATTGAAGTGAAGATGTACAGCTTTCGAAAAAGAAAGAGTCAGGCATACAAAGAGTGCAGTGAGCCTCAGGATGACGATTACCTCT ATTGTGAGAAGTGTCAGAACTTCTTCCTAGACAGCTGTGCTGTTCACGGACCACCCATATTTGTAAAGGACAGTGCAGTGGACAAGGGGCATCCCAATCGCTCAGTCCTCAGCCTGCCCCCTGGGCTAAGAATTGGACCATCAGGCATCCCTGAGGCTGGGCTTGGAGTATGGAACGAGGCATCAGATCTGCCACTGGGTCTGCACTTTGGTCCCTACGAGGGCCAGAtcacagaagaggaggaggcagccaaCAGCGGGTACTCCTGGCTG atCACCAAGGGGAGAAACTGCTATGAGTATGTGGATGGAAAGGATAGATCTTGGGCCAACTGGATGAG GTATGTGAACTGTGCCCGGAACGACGAGGAGCAGAACCTGGTGGCCTTTCAGTACCACAAGCAGATATTCTACCGCACCTGCCAGGTCATCAAGCCTGGCTGTGAGCTGCTGGTCTGGTATGGGGACGAAtatggccaggagctggggatcaAGTGGGGCAGCaagtggaaggaagagctcaCAGCAGGGAGAG agccaaagccagaaatccaTCCCTGTCCCTCGTGCTCTCTGGCCTTCTCCAGTCACAAGTTCCTCAGTCAACACATGGAGTGCAGTCACTCCTCTCAGATCTTCCCAGGAGCACCTGCAAGAAATCACCTGCAACCAGCGAATCCCTGTCCAGGGAAAGAGCATCAGAAGCTGTCTGATCCACAGAGCTGGAATGACAAAAACGAAGGTCAAGAtgtcaaagaaaagtccagattCTCGTCCAAAAGGACAAGGCAGAAGGCGATCTCAAGGGCTTTTTCCAGCCTTCCCAAAGGACAAGTGGAGACCTCAAGGGAGGGTGAGAGAATGATAGAGGAAGAGCCTAGAATAGGCCAAGAACTGAATCCAGAGGACACAGGCAAATCAtctgtgggggcagggctgtcAAGAATTGCAGGAGTCAAGTATAGAGATTGTAGGCAAGGCCTCAGTGACAAGTCACACCTCATTAATGGCCAGAGagcacacacaggggagaagccctaTGCTTGCAGGGAGTGTGGGCGAGGCTTCACAGTGAAGTCACACCTCATCAGTCACCAgaggacacacacaggggagaagccctaTGCTTGCAGGGAGTGTGGGCGAGGCTTCACAGTGAAGTCAGACCTCATCAGGCACCAgaggacacacacaggggagaagccctaTGCTTGCAGGGAGTGTGGGCAAGGCTTCACAGTGAAGTCAAACCTCATCAGTCACCAgaggacacacacaggggagaagccctaTGCTTGCGGGGAGTGTGGGCGAGGCTTCACAcagaagtcacacctcatcaggcaccagaggacacacacaggggagaagccctaTGCTTGCAGGGAGTGTGGGCGAGGCTTCACAGTGAAGTCAGCCCTCACTACTCACCAgaggacacacacaggggagaagccctaTGCTTGCAGGGAGTGTGGGCGAGGCTTCACAGTGAAGTCACACCTCATCAGTCACCAgaggacacacacaggggagaagccctaTGCTTGCAGGGAGTGTGGGCGAGGCTTCACAGTGAAGTCAGACCTCATTACTCACCAgaggacacacacaggggagaagccctaTGCTTGCAGGGAGTGTGGGCGAGGCTTCACAGTGAAGTCAGACCTCATCAGGCACCAgaggacacacacaggggagaagccctaTGCTTGCAGGGAGTGTGGGCGAGGCTTCACACAGAAGTCAGCCCTCATCAGGCACCAgaggacacacacaggggagaagccctaTGCTTGCAGGGAGTGTGGGCGAGGCTTCACAGTGAAGTCAGACCTCATCAGTCACCAgaggacacacacaggggagaagccctaTGCTTGCAGGGAGTGTGGGCGAGGCTTCAcacagaagtcaaacctcatcaggcaccagaggacacacacaggggagaagccctaTGCTTGCAGGGAGTGTGGGCGAGGCTTCACAGTGAAGTCACACCTCATCAATCATCTGagggcacacacaggggagaagccctaTGCTTGCAGGGAGTGTGGGCGAGGCTTCACAGTGAAGTCAGACCTCATCAGTCACCAgaggacacacacaggggagaagccctaTGCTTGTAGGGTGGATGGGTAa
- the LOC100358832 gene encoding histone-lysine N-methyltransferase PRDM9 isoform X3: protein MYSFRKRKSQAYKECSEPQDDDYLYCEKCQNFFLDSCAVHGPPIFVKDSAVDKGHPNRSVLSLPPGLRIGPSGIPEAGLGVWNEASDLPLGLHFGPYEGQITEEEEAANSGYSWLITKGRNCYEYVDGKDRSWANWMRYVNCARNDEEQNLVAFQYHKQIFYRTCQVIKPGCELLVWYGDEYGQELGIKWGSKWKEELTAGREPKPEIHPCPSCSLAFSSHKFLSQHMECSHSSQIFPGAPARNHLQPANPCPGKEHQKLSDPQSWNDKNEGQDVKEKSRFSSKRTRQKAISRAFSSLPKGQVETSREGERMIEEEPRIGQELNPEDTGKSSVGAGLSRIAGVKYRDCRQGLSDKSHLINGQRAHTGEKPYACRECGRGFTVKSHLISHQRTHTGEKPYACRECGRGFTVKSDLIRHQRTHTGEKPYACRECGQGFTVKSNLISHQRTHTGEKPYACGECGRGFTQKSHLIRHQRTHTGEKPYACRECGRGFTVKSALTTHQRTHTGEKPYACRECGRGFTVKSHLISHQRTHTGEKPYACRECGRGFTVKSDLITHQRTHTGEKPYACRECGRGFTVKSDLIRHQRTHTGEKPYACRECGRGFTQKSALIRHQRTHTGEKPYACRECGRGFTVKSDLISHQRTHTGEKPYACRECGRGFTQKSNLIRHQRTHTGEKPYACRECGRGFTVKSHLINHLRAHTGEKPYACRECGRGFTVKSDLISHQRTHTGEKPYACRVDG from the exons ATGTACAGCTTTCGAAAAAGAAAGAGTCAGGCATACAAAGAGTGCAGTGAGCCTCAGGATGACGATTACCTCT ATTGTGAGAAGTGTCAGAACTTCTTCCTAGACAGCTGTGCTGTTCACGGACCACCCATATTTGTAAAGGACAGTGCAGTGGACAAGGGGCATCCCAATCGCTCAGTCCTCAGCCTGCCCCCTGGGCTAAGAATTGGACCATCAGGCATCCCTGAGGCTGGGCTTGGAGTATGGAACGAGGCATCAGATCTGCCACTGGGTCTGCACTTTGGTCCCTACGAGGGCCAGAtcacagaagaggaggaggcagccaaCAGCGGGTACTCCTGGCTG atCACCAAGGGGAGAAACTGCTATGAGTATGTGGATGGAAAGGATAGATCTTGGGCCAACTGGATGAG GTATGTGAACTGTGCCCGGAACGACGAGGAGCAGAACCTGGTGGCCTTTCAGTACCACAAGCAGATATTCTACCGCACCTGCCAGGTCATCAAGCCTGGCTGTGAGCTGCTGGTCTGGTATGGGGACGAAtatggccaggagctggggatcaAGTGGGGCAGCaagtggaaggaagagctcaCAGCAGGGAGAG agccaaagccagaaatccaTCCCTGTCCCTCGTGCTCTCTGGCCTTCTCCAGTCACAAGTTCCTCAGTCAACACATGGAGTGCAGTCACTCCTCTCAGATCTTCCCAGGAGCACCTGCAAGAAATCACCTGCAACCAGCGAATCCCTGTCCAGGGAAAGAGCATCAGAAGCTGTCTGATCCACAGAGCTGGAATGACAAAAACGAAGGTCAAGAtgtcaaagaaaagtccagattCTCGTCCAAAAGGACAAGGCAGAAGGCGATCTCAAGGGCTTTTTCCAGCCTTCCCAAAGGACAAGTGGAGACCTCAAGGGAGGGTGAGAGAATGATAGAGGAAGAGCCTAGAATAGGCCAAGAACTGAATCCAGAGGACACAGGCAAATCAtctgtgggggcagggctgtcAAGAATTGCAGGAGTCAAGTATAGAGATTGTAGGCAAGGCCTCAGTGACAAGTCACACCTCATTAATGGCCAGAGagcacacacaggggagaagccctaTGCTTGCAGGGAGTGTGGGCGAGGCTTCACAGTGAAGTCACACCTCATCAGTCACCAgaggacacacacaggggagaagccctaTGCTTGCAGGGAGTGTGGGCGAGGCTTCACAGTGAAGTCAGACCTCATCAGGCACCAgaggacacacacaggggagaagccctaTGCTTGCAGGGAGTGTGGGCAAGGCTTCACAGTGAAGTCAAACCTCATCAGTCACCAgaggacacacacaggggagaagccctaTGCTTGCGGGGAGTGTGGGCGAGGCTTCACAcagaagtcacacctcatcaggcaccagaggacacacacaggggagaagccctaTGCTTGCAGGGAGTGTGGGCGAGGCTTCACAGTGAAGTCAGCCCTCACTACTCACCAgaggacacacacaggggagaagccctaTGCTTGCAGGGAGTGTGGGCGAGGCTTCACAGTGAAGTCACACCTCATCAGTCACCAgaggacacacacaggggagaagccctaTGCTTGCAGGGAGTGTGGGCGAGGCTTCACAGTGAAGTCAGACCTCATTACTCACCAgaggacacacacaggggagaagccctaTGCTTGCAGGGAGTGTGGGCGAGGCTTCACAGTGAAGTCAGACCTCATCAGGCACCAgaggacacacacaggggagaagccctaTGCTTGCAGGGAGTGTGGGCGAGGCTTCACACAGAAGTCAGCCCTCATCAGGCACCAgaggacacacacaggggagaagccctaTGCTTGCAGGGAGTGTGGGCGAGGCTTCACAGTGAAGTCAGACCTCATCAGTCACCAgaggacacacacaggggagaagccctaTGCTTGCAGGGAGTGTGGGCGAGGCTTCAcacagaagtcaaacctcatcaggcaccagaggacacacacaggggagaagccctaTGCTTGCAGGGAGTGTGGGCGAGGCTTCACAGTGAAGTCACACCTCATCAATCATCTGagggcacacacaggggagaagccctaTGCTTGCAGGGAGTGTGGGCGAGGCTTCACAGTGAAGTCAGACCTCATCAGTCACCAgaggacacacacaggggagaagccctaTGCTTGTAGGGTGGATGGGTAa
- the LOC100358832 gene encoding histone-lysine N-methyltransferase PRDM9 isoform X4 — protein sequence MTITSITKGRNCYEYVDGKDRSWANWMRYVNCARNDEEQNLVAFQYHKQIFYRTCQVIKPGCELLVWYGDEYGQELGIKWGSKWKEELTAGREPKPEIHPCPSCSLAFSSHKFLSQHMECSHSSQIFPGAPARNHLQPANPCPGKEHQKLSDPQSWNDKNEGQDVKEKSRFSSKRTRQKAISRAFSSLPKGQVETSREGERMIEEEPRIGQELNPEDTGKSSVGAGLSRIAGVKYRDCRQGLSDKSHLINGQRAHTGEKPYACRECGRGFTVKSHLISHQRTHTGEKPYACRECGRGFTVKSDLIRHQRTHTGEKPYACRECGQGFTVKSNLISHQRTHTGEKPYACGECGRGFTQKSHLIRHQRTHTGEKPYACRECGRGFTVKSALTTHQRTHTGEKPYACRECGRGFTVKSHLISHQRTHTGEKPYACRECGRGFTVKSDLITHQRTHTGEKPYACRECGRGFTVKSDLIRHQRTHTGEKPYACRECGRGFTQKSALIRHQRTHTGEKPYACRECGRGFTVKSDLISHQRTHTGEKPYACRECGRGFTQKSNLIRHQRTHTGEKPYACRECGRGFTVKSHLINHLRAHTGEKPYACRECGRGFTVKSDLISHQRTHTGEKPYACRVDG from the exons ATGACGATTACCTCT atCACCAAGGGGAGAAACTGCTATGAGTATGTGGATGGAAAGGATAGATCTTGGGCCAACTGGATGAG GTATGTGAACTGTGCCCGGAACGACGAGGAGCAGAACCTGGTGGCCTTTCAGTACCACAAGCAGATATTCTACCGCACCTGCCAGGTCATCAAGCCTGGCTGTGAGCTGCTGGTCTGGTATGGGGACGAAtatggccaggagctggggatcaAGTGGGGCAGCaagtggaaggaagagctcaCAGCAGGGAGAG agccaaagccagaaatccaTCCCTGTCCCTCGTGCTCTCTGGCCTTCTCCAGTCACAAGTTCCTCAGTCAACACATGGAGTGCAGTCACTCCTCTCAGATCTTCCCAGGAGCACCTGCAAGAAATCACCTGCAACCAGCGAATCCCTGTCCAGGGAAAGAGCATCAGAAGCTGTCTGATCCACAGAGCTGGAATGACAAAAACGAAGGTCAAGAtgtcaaagaaaagtccagattCTCGTCCAAAAGGACAAGGCAGAAGGCGATCTCAAGGGCTTTTTCCAGCCTTCCCAAAGGACAAGTGGAGACCTCAAGGGAGGGTGAGAGAATGATAGAGGAAGAGCCTAGAATAGGCCAAGAACTGAATCCAGAGGACACAGGCAAATCAtctgtgggggcagggctgtcAAGAATTGCAGGAGTCAAGTATAGAGATTGTAGGCAAGGCCTCAGTGACAAGTCACACCTCATTAATGGCCAGAGagcacacacaggggagaagccctaTGCTTGCAGGGAGTGTGGGCGAGGCTTCACAGTGAAGTCACACCTCATCAGTCACCAgaggacacacacaggggagaagccctaTGCTTGCAGGGAGTGTGGGCGAGGCTTCACAGTGAAGTCAGACCTCATCAGGCACCAgaggacacacacaggggagaagccctaTGCTTGCAGGGAGTGTGGGCAAGGCTTCACAGTGAAGTCAAACCTCATCAGTCACCAgaggacacacacaggggagaagccctaTGCTTGCGGGGAGTGTGGGCGAGGCTTCACAcagaagtcacacctcatcaggcaccagaggacacacacaggggagaagccctaTGCTTGCAGGGAGTGTGGGCGAGGCTTCACAGTGAAGTCAGCCCTCACTACTCACCAgaggacacacacaggggagaagccctaTGCTTGCAGGGAGTGTGGGCGAGGCTTCACAGTGAAGTCACACCTCATCAGTCACCAgaggacacacacaggggagaagccctaTGCTTGCAGGGAGTGTGGGCGAGGCTTCACAGTGAAGTCAGACCTCATTACTCACCAgaggacacacacaggggagaagccctaTGCTTGCAGGGAGTGTGGGCGAGGCTTCACAGTGAAGTCAGACCTCATCAGGCACCAgaggacacacacaggggagaagccctaTGCTTGCAGGGAGTGTGGGCGAGGCTTCACACAGAAGTCAGCCCTCATCAGGCACCAgaggacacacacaggggagaagccctaTGCTTGCAGGGAGTGTGGGCGAGGCTTCACAGTGAAGTCAGACCTCATCAGTCACCAgaggacacacacaggggagaagccctaTGCTTGCAGGGAGTGTGGGCGAGGCTTCAcacagaagtcaaacctcatcaggcaccagaggacacacacaggggagaagccctaTGCTTGCAGGGAGTGTGGGCGAGGCTTCACAGTGAAGTCACACCTCATCAATCATCTGagggcacacacaggggagaagccctaTGCTTGCAGGGAGTGTGGGCGAGGCTTCACAGTGAAGTCAGACCTCATCAGTCACCAgaggacacacacaggggagaagccctaTGCTTGTAGGGTGGATGGGTAa